A window of Juglans regia cultivar Chandler chromosome 7, Walnut 2.0, whole genome shotgun sequence contains these coding sequences:
- the LOC109001934 gene encoding proline-rich receptor-like protein kinase PERK2, with translation MEQPLPALVFQIFGFAISILALLAESHSKNVLNVPATLVSRMPPLQPSPHLPISPSPVPYHRLPAPLPPPPYHRLPPRSPPPQDRWWRKSNKGFNYPPRKLPPPPPEKTINKGKKIGLLFVGIAAILQIGVVGFLAFKRRQLLKLRDSYETSS, from the coding sequence ATGGAACAACCACTACCAGCCTTGGTGTTCCAAATCTTTGGCTTTGCCATAAGCATTCTTGCTCTCCTTGCTGAATCGCATTCAAAAAATGTCTTAAACGTTCCCGCAACACTTGTGTCGCGAATGCCGCCTCTGCAGCCATCACCTCATTTGCCAATTTCACCGTCTCCTGTGCCGTATCATCGTTTACCAGCTCCACTACCTCCTCCGCCGTATCATCGTTTACCACCACGATCTCCACCACCACAAGATAGGTGGTGGAGAAAGTCCAATAAAGGGTTCAATTATCCTCCAAGAAAGCTGCCACCACCGCCTCCGGAGAAAACTATCAATAAAGGGAAGAAGATTGGGCTTTTGTTCGTGGGTATCGCTGCGATCCTCCAAATTGGTGTGGTGGGGTTCTTGGCTTTCAAGAGAAGACAGCTTCTGAAGCTCAGGGACAGTTACGAGACCAGTtcttaa